Proteins encoded together in one Thermophilibacter immobilis window:
- a CDS encoding BMP family lipoprotein, translated as MRENHSVSRRGFIGGMGAVAVFAGLGLAGCGGGSSTSDSSSDSGSSSTDSEASYKLEMITDTGGVNDQSFNQLSWAGLQQLNEEKGWEVSYLESKQEADYATNLDKAVDDGSNLIWGVGFAMADAVEKSAQQNPDVKFAIVDNANASDVSNLTGVQFRAQEPSFMVGYIAACFTKTGKVGFVGGVSSDVIDQFEFGYKGGVAYANSTKGTSVEVQAQYAESFSDSAKGKSITQKMFSDGCDIVFHAAGGVGTGVIEAAKEANQYAIGVDMDQSYLAEDNVITSALKRVDVAVVDVSTRIESGDLEGGTTISLGMTEDCVGIPEGHDIIGDEIYNEAVEIGEKIKSGDIKPPANESELSSFSA; from the coding sequence ATGAGGGAGAATCACAGCGTTTCGCGTCGTGGCTTCATCGGGGGGATGGGTGCCGTGGCGGTCTTTGCGGGTCTCGGCCTGGCGGGGTGCGGTGGTGGCTCGAGTACCTCCGACTCCTCCTCCGATTCCGGCTCCTCCAGCACGGATTCCGAGGCCAGCTACAAGCTCGAGATGATCACCGACACCGGCGGCGTCAACGACCAGTCCTTCAACCAGCTCTCTTGGGCCGGCCTTCAGCAGCTCAACGAGGAGAAGGGCTGGGAGGTGAGCTACCTCGAGTCCAAGCAGGAGGCCGACTACGCCACCAACCTGGACAAGGCCGTCGATGACGGCTCTAACCTGATCTGGGGCGTGGGCTTTGCCATGGCCGACGCCGTCGAGAAGTCCGCCCAGCAGAATCCCGACGTCAAGTTCGCCATCGTCGACAACGCGAACGCCTCTGACGTCTCCAACCTCACCGGCGTCCAGTTCCGCGCCCAGGAGCCCTCGTTCATGGTCGGCTACATCGCGGCGTGCTTCACCAAGACGGGCAAGGTCGGCTTTGTGGGCGGCGTCTCCTCGGACGTCATCGACCAGTTCGAGTTTGGCTACAAGGGCGGCGTCGCCTACGCCAACTCCACCAAGGGCACGAGCGTCGAGGTCCAGGCCCAGTACGCCGAGTCCTTCAGCGACTCCGCCAAGGGCAAGTCCATCACGCAGAAGATGTTCTCGGACGGCTGCGACATCGTCTTCCACGCCGCCGGTGGCGTGGGCACGGGCGTCATCGAGGCGGCCAAGGAGGCCAACCAGTACGCGATCGGCGTGGACATGGACCAGTCCTACCTCGCCGAGGACAACGTCATCACCTCGGCGCTCAAGCGCGTCGACGTGGCCGTCGTGGACGTGTCCACCCGGATCGAGTCCGGCGACCTCGAGGGCGGCACCACGATCAGCCTGGGCATGACCGAGGACTGCGTGGGGATCCCCGAGGGGCATGACATCATCGGCGACGAGATCTACAACGAGGCCGTCGAGATCGGCGAAAAGATCAAGAGCGGAGACATCAAGCCTCCCGCAAACGAGAGCGAGCTCAGCTCCTTCTCTGCCTAG
- a CDS encoding PfkB family carbohydrate kinase, whose translation MLTERERQILDWIREDPSVTQREIAERASISRSSVAVHISNLARKGAILGRQYVISESPYAVIIGGANMDIAGRPDHDLVPRDSNPGTVRMSAGGAGRNIAHNMALLGCNVKFISAFGDDLHARELQDSCRSVGIEVKDSVTIPGAATSTYLFIMDETGDMQLAIADMAIYDRLTPSCLGRKLDLIERAALCVVDTNIPAESLQWLTEHVSVPLFCDPVSTAKAHKLDGILGKLHTIKPNQLEAQTLSGVEIHDEKTLHLAAQRLLDTGLEQVFISLDTRGLYCANHDCQFELSTFDSEVVNATGAGDSMMAAIAWAYLDGADLRGQGLAGLATSSLCVESAGTINPAITAAAVRRRMSASPGEHKSA comes from the coding sequence ATGCTCACCGAACGAGAACGGCAGATTCTTGACTGGATCCGCGAGGACCCCTCCGTCACCCAAAGGGAGATAGCCGAACGCGCGAGCATCTCTCGCTCCTCGGTCGCCGTCCACATCTCCAACCTCGCGCGCAAGGGGGCCATCCTGGGACGGCAGTACGTCATCTCCGAGAGCCCCTACGCCGTGATCATCGGGGGTGCCAACATGGACATCGCCGGCCGGCCCGACCACGACCTGGTGCCGCGCGACTCCAACCCCGGCACAGTGCGCATGTCGGCGGGCGGCGCCGGTCGCAACATCGCCCATAACATGGCGCTTCTGGGCTGCAACGTCAAGTTCATCTCGGCCTTTGGCGACGACCTGCACGCCCGCGAGCTGCAGGATAGCTGCCGCTCCGTGGGCATCGAGGTCAAGGATTCCGTGACCATCCCCGGGGCGGCCACCTCGACCTACCTGTTCATCATGGACGAGACGGGTGACATGCAGCTCGCCATCGCCGACATGGCCATCTACGACCGTCTCACGCCCTCGTGCCTCGGGCGCAAGCTCGACCTCATCGAACGCGCGGCCCTGTGCGTGGTCGACACCAACATTCCCGCAGAGAGCCTCCAGTGGCTCACCGAGCACGTCTCGGTCCCCCTCTTCTGCGACCCCGTCTCCACGGCCAAGGCGCACAAGCTCGACGGCATCCTGGGCAAGCTCCACACCATCAAGCCCAACCAGCTCGAGGCCCAGACCCTCTCGGGTGTTGAGATCCATGACGAGAAGACCCTGCACCTCGCCGCTCAGCGCCTCCTGGACACGGGCCTGGAGCAGGTGTTCATCTCGCTCGACACACGAGGCCTCTACTGCGCCAACCACGATTGCCAGTTCGAGCTGTCCACGTTCGACAGCGAGGTGGTCAATGCCACCGGAGCCGGGGACTCGATGATGGCCGCCATCGCATGGGCATACCTCGACGGGGCCGACCTCAGGGGGCAGGGACTGGCTGGCCTGGCCACCTCCTCCTTGTGCGTGGAGTCCGCCGGCACCATCAACCCGGCCATCACCGCAGCGGCGGTCCGCAGGAGGATGTCCGCGTCGCCCGGGGAGCACAAGTCCGCCTAG
- the deoD gene encoding purine-nucleoside phosphorylase produces MALTPTPHNAAAKGQIAKMVLMPGDPLRAQFVAQTYLEDVDQFNSVRGMLGYTGTYQGARVSVMGSGMGMPSIGIYSYELFNFYDVDAIIRIGTAGGLAPDVQLRDLVMGMGACTDSNYAAQFHMPGTLAPLADFGLLRRAVEVAEQLGFDYKVGNVLSSDVFYNDDETVNERWARMGVLAVEMESVALYLNALRAKKRAVTLLTVSDLPLTGASLPAEERQTSFTQMMEVALGVATSDVR; encoded by the coding sequence ATGGCGCTCACCCCCACCCCGCACAACGCCGCCGCCAAGGGGCAGATCGCAAAGATGGTCCTCATGCCCGGAGACCCGCTGCGCGCCCAGTTCGTGGCCCAGACCTACCTTGAGGACGTCGATCAGTTCAACTCCGTGCGCGGCATGCTCGGCTACACGGGAACCTATCAGGGCGCGCGCGTCTCGGTCATGGGATCGGGCATGGGCATGCCGTCCATCGGCATCTACTCCTACGAGCTCTTCAACTTCTACGACGTGGATGCGATCATCCGCATTGGCACCGCGGGCGGCCTAGCCCCCGACGTGCAGCTGCGCGACCTGGTCATGGGCATGGGCGCCTGCACGGACTCCAACTACGCCGCGCAGTTCCACATGCCCGGCACGCTCGCCCCTCTCGCCGACTTTGGCCTTCTGCGCCGCGCCGTCGAGGTGGCCGAGCAGCTTGGCTTTGACTACAAGGTTGGCAACGTCCTGTCCTCCGACGTCTTCTACAACGACGACGAGACGGTCAACGAGCGCTGGGCACGCATGGGGGTGCTGGCGGTGGAGATGGAGTCGGTCGCCCTGTACCTCAACGCCCTGCGCGCCAAGAAGCGCGCTGTGACCCTGCTCACCGTCTCCGACCTTCCCCTCACGGGCGCATCTTTGCCGGCCGAGGAGCGCCAGACGTCATTCACCCAGATGATGGAAGTTGCGCTGGGAGTTGCCACCTCGGATGTGCGCTAA
- a CDS encoding ABC transporter permease: MLNSLIMLVAITLTYSTPYVFGALGGVVSERSGVTNIAIEGMMAVGAFAGVAGSHLTGNPWLGFLFAGVCGMLIAALHALASVTFTADQTVSGVAINLLAPGIALFACRSMFDGAAMSSIVATLPKVFGAGGLSDTPIASLNVDVTVLLALIATIAVWFVLYKTKWGLRVRAVGEHPAAADTLGINVSRTRWLCVLTSGMLAGFGGASVTLAIISQFTQTAIAGQGFIALAAVIFGKWKPFGTYGACMLFGFTQALVIMLGGGAAIPSQILSMLPYVITILTLVLFVGSSVAPKADGVPYVKGSR, translated from the coding sequence ATGCTGAATAGTCTGATCATGCTCGTTGCCATCACACTTACGTATTCCACGCCCTACGTGTTCGGGGCCCTGGGCGGCGTGGTCTCGGAGCGCTCCGGCGTGACCAACATCGCCATCGAGGGCATGATGGCCGTGGGTGCCTTCGCCGGCGTGGCGGGCAGCCACCTCACGGGCAACCCGTGGCTCGGCTTTTTGTTCGCGGGCGTCTGCGGAATGCTCATCGCGGCGCTCCACGCCTTGGCGTCGGTCACCTTTACGGCCGACCAGACGGTCTCGGGCGTGGCCATCAACCTGCTCGCCCCGGGCATTGCCCTGTTCGCTTGCCGCAGCATGTTCGACGGGGCGGCCATGTCCTCCATCGTCGCCACGCTTCCCAAGGTCTTTGGGGCCGGAGGTCTTTCGGACACTCCGATTGCGAGCCTCAACGTGGACGTCACGGTGCTGCTCGCTCTTATTGCCACCATCGCCGTCTGGTTCGTGCTTTACAAGACCAAGTGGGGGCTGCGCGTGCGTGCCGTGGGCGAGCATCCCGCCGCTGCCGACACGCTCGGCATCAACGTCTCCCGCACCCGTTGGCTGTGCGTCCTCACCTCCGGCATGCTCGCCGGCTTTGGGGGCGCCTCGGTCACGCTGGCCATCATCTCCCAGTTCACGCAGACGGCCATCGCCGGCCAGGGCTTCATCGCGCTTGCTGCGGTCATCTTCGGCAAGTGGAAGCCGTTTGGCACCTATGGCGCGTGCATGCTGTTCGGCTTCACGCAGGCGCTCGTCATCATGCTGGGCGGCGGTGCGGCCATTCCGTCCCAGATCCTCTCGATGCTGCCCTACGTCATCACGATTCTCACGCTCGTCCTGTTCGTGGGCAGCTCCGTGGCTCCCAAGGCCGATGGCGTGCCGTACGTGAAGGGCAGCCGATAA
- a CDS encoding phosphopentomutase, with translation MSEASHADRRVFLVVLDSFGIGSEPDWPDFDDELSNTLTACETSGELHIPNLTKLGLLNIEGALEGPRDVDLAPIAHPTGAFARLREASAGKDTTVGHWEMAGVVTPRRFPTYPEGFPPEVIKEFERQTGRGVLCNRPYSGTEVIKDFGQEHRDTGKLIVYTSADSVFQIAAHEDVVPVEQLYAYCRIARAILTGEHGVARVIARPFVGEDGSFTRTPRRHDFSLEPTGPTMLDVLSKSGYDVLSVGKIYDIFAHRGMTDFVYTSGNPEGIDKTIERTGRAFNGLCFTNLVDTDMIYGHRNDAVGYAKAISYFDAKLPELLTGLGEDDLLMISADHGCDPVTPSTDHSREYVPWLIAGPRVKPGANLGTLPTFADVAATVLDYLGAPMLPIGTSHLDQILEG, from the coding sequence ATGAGTGAGGCTTCCCATGCCGATCGGCGCGTGTTTCTTGTCGTTCTTGACAGCTTTGGCATAGGATCGGAGCCCGACTGGCCCGACTTCGACGACGAGCTGAGCAACACGCTTACCGCATGCGAGACCTCGGGAGAGCTTCACATTCCCAACCTCACCAAGCTGGGCCTCCTTAACATCGAGGGCGCGCTCGAGGGCCCCCGTGACGTTGACCTCGCGCCCATCGCGCATCCCACGGGAGCCTTCGCGCGCCTGCGGGAGGCCTCGGCCGGCAAGGACACCACCGTCGGCCACTGGGAGATGGCGGGCGTCGTCACGCCGCGCCGCTTCCCGACCTACCCTGAGGGTTTCCCTCCCGAGGTCATCAAGGAGTTCGAGCGCCAGACGGGGCGCGGCGTGCTCTGCAACCGGCCCTACTCCGGCACCGAGGTCATCAAGGACTTTGGCCAGGAGCATCGGGACACCGGCAAGCTGATCGTCTACACCTCGGCGGATAGCGTCTTCCAGATCGCCGCTCACGAGGACGTCGTTCCCGTCGAGCAGCTCTACGCGTACTGCCGTATCGCCCGCGCGATTCTCACCGGGGAGCACGGCGTCGCTCGCGTCATAGCTCGTCCGTTTGTGGGCGAGGACGGCTCCTTCACGCGCACTCCGCGTCGCCACGACTTCTCCCTGGAGCCCACGGGACCCACGATGCTCGACGTCCTCTCCAAGAGCGGCTACGACGTGCTCTCGGTGGGCAAGATCTACGATATCTTCGCCCATCGCGGCATGACCGACTTCGTCTACACCTCGGGCAACCCCGAGGGGATCGACAAGACCATCGAGCGTACGGGGCGCGCCTTCAACGGCCTGTGCTTCACGAACCTCGTGGACACCGACATGATCTACGGCCATCGCAACGACGCGGTGGGCTATGCCAAGGCAATCTCGTACTTTGACGCCAAGTTGCCCGAGCTCCTGACGGGTCTCGGCGAGGACGATCTGCTCATGATCAGCGCCGATCACGGCTGCGACCCCGTCACTCCCTCGACCGACCATTCGCGCGAGTACGTCCCCTGGCTCATCGCGGGCCCGCGCGTCAAGCCGGGCGCGAACCTGGGGACGCTCCCCACGTTCGCCGACGTCGCCGCGACCGTCCTCGACTATCTGGGGGCTCCCATGCTCCCCATCGGAACGTCTCATCTCGACCAGATCCTGGAGGGCTAG
- a CDS encoding pseudouridine-5'-phosphate glycosidase: MKELNQYLDVAPEVKKALEEGRPVVALESTIISHGMPYPQNVETALEVERLVRESGAVPATIAVIGGRLRAGLSKEEIDHLGKKGHGVAKVSRRDLAVVCARGMDGATTVTTTMIIAHMAGIEVFATGGVGGVHRGAETTMDVSADLEELAQTPVMVICAGAKSILDLGLTLEYLETRGVPVLGYQTQELPAFYTRHSGFAVDYEVDSPEELARVFHTKREMGLSGGVLVGNPIPEEYSMDKAVIDQAIDQALAEADEQGIHGKECTPFLLAKVAELTGGDSLDSNIRLVFNNVVLGAKTAVALRALEG; the protein is encoded by the coding sequence ATGAAGGAGCTCAACCAGTACCTGGACGTTGCCCCCGAGGTCAAGAAGGCGCTCGAGGAGGGCCGGCCTGTCGTCGCCCTGGAGTCCACCATCATCTCGCACGGCATGCCCTACCCCCAAAACGTCGAGACGGCCCTCGAGGTCGAGCGCCTCGTGCGCGAGAGCGGCGCCGTGCCGGCGACCATCGCCGTCATCGGCGGGCGCCTGCGCGCCGGCCTGTCCAAGGAGGAGATCGACCATCTGGGCAAGAAGGGCCACGGCGTGGCCAAGGTCTCCCGCCGCGACCTCGCAGTGGTCTGCGCCCGGGGCATGGACGGCGCCACGACCGTCACCACCACGATGATCATCGCCCACATGGCCGGCATCGAGGTCTTTGCCACCGGCGGCGTGGGCGGCGTCCACCGCGGCGCCGAGACCACCATGGACGTCTCGGCCGACCTCGAGGAGCTGGCGCAGACCCCCGTCATGGTCATCTGCGCGGGCGCCAAGTCCATTCTCGACCTGGGCCTCACGCTCGAGTACCTGGAGACCAGGGGCGTGCCCGTCCTGGGCTACCAGACCCAGGAGCTGCCCGCCTTCTACACCCGCCACTCCGGCTTCGCCGTGGACTACGAGGTCGACAGCCCCGAGGAGCTCGCGCGGGTCTTCCACACCAAGCGTGAGATGGGCCTGTCCGGCGGCGTCCTGGTGGGCAACCCAATCCCCGAGGAGTACTCGATGGACAAGGCCGTCATCGACCAGGCCATCGACCAGGCGCTCGCCGAGGCTGACGAACAGGGAATCCACGGCAAGGAGTGCACGCCGTTTCTTCTCGCCAAGGTCGCAGAGCTCACCGGCGGGGACTCGCTCGACTCCAACATCCGCCTCGTGTTCAACAACGTGGTCCTGGGGGCCAAGACCGCCGTTGCCCTGCGCGCCCTCGAGGGGTAG
- a CDS encoding ABC transporter permease codes for MSTFTKILKKPIVSAIVAILFGFGVAAIVLASAGYDPAGSFAALFNGALGRPKYIANVIIKATPLLLTGCGVAFAYKAGLFNIGGEGQYICGTVLAVVVGSQVNLPAPLQIPLVILAGTAGGALLGAFVGWLKGKFGIHEVITSIMLNWIMLYLCNFVVQTDTFHRANSTGAIPVNESSFTMILPNWKVSEAGQKALSGIPWLQEALVKTDANVGFAIALLAAIFIAWLLTKTKVGYEIRAVGLARDAAQFAGINVQKNIVLCMLISGGLCGLAGALTITGISPHSISTIAAFENYGFNGLSVAFIAGCSPLGCIPASLLFAGLIYGGQTVQQVMGAPSEIINIMIGTIVFFMALGGIVPKLAERIERRRALAAEGALVGASPTDASGGVIEMGAEKNETSAYPIEQEASPVEPGPVPADPDVGAPGGTDADANSKEAGDAE; via the coding sequence ATGAGCACCTTCACCAAGATCCTGAAGAAGCCCATCGTCTCGGCGATCGTCGCCATTCTCTTTGGTTTTGGTGTGGCGGCGATCGTGCTCGCCAGCGCGGGCTATGACCCCGCGGGCTCGTTTGCCGCGCTGTTCAACGGGGCTCTCGGCAGGCCCAAGTACATTGCCAACGTTATCATCAAGGCCACGCCGCTCCTGCTCACGGGCTGTGGGGTCGCCTTTGCCTACAAGGCGGGGCTCTTCAACATCGGCGGAGAGGGGCAGTACATCTGCGGCACCGTGCTCGCCGTCGTCGTGGGCTCGCAGGTCAATCTCCCGGCGCCCCTCCAGATTCCGCTCGTGATCCTTGCGGGCACGGCGGGAGGCGCGCTCCTGGGCGCCTTTGTCGGCTGGCTCAAGGGGAAGTTTGGCATCCACGAGGTCATCACGAGCATCATGCTCAACTGGATCATGCTCTACCTCTGCAACTTCGTCGTGCAGACTGACACCTTCCACCGTGCCAACTCCACGGGGGCCATCCCGGTCAACGAGTCGAGCTTCACGATGATCCTTCCCAACTGGAAGGTGTCCGAGGCGGGCCAGAAGGCGCTCTCCGGCATTCCCTGGCTCCAGGAGGCGCTCGTCAAGACCGACGCCAACGTGGGCTTTGCCATCGCCCTTCTGGCCGCGATTTTCATCGCCTGGCTGCTCACCAAGACCAAGGTGGGCTACGAGATCCGCGCGGTGGGCCTGGCCCGCGACGCCGCCCAGTTCGCTGGCATCAACGTGCAGAAGAACATCGTGTTGTGCATGCTCATATCCGGAGGCCTGTGCGGCCTTGCCGGCGCCCTCACCATCACGGGCATCTCCCCGCACTCCATCTCCACGATCGCCGCTTTTGAGAACTACGGCTTCAACGGCCTGTCCGTTGCCTTTATCGCCGGCTGCTCGCCTCTGGGCTGCATCCCCGCGTCCCTGCTGTTTGCCGGTCTCATCTACGGTGGCCAGACGGTGCAGCAGGTCATGGGGGCGCCGTCAGAGATTATCAACATCATGATTGGCACCATCGTATTCTTCATGGCCCTGGGCGGCATCGTGCCCAAGCTCGCCGAGCGCATCGAGCGCAGGCGCGCACTCGCGGCCGAGGGCGCCCTCGTAGGGGCGAGTCCGACGGATGCGTCCGGTGGCGTCATCGAGATGGGCGCCGAGAAGAACGAGACCTCCGCCTATCCCATAGAGCAGGAGGCATCCCCGGTGGAGCCGGGCCCTGTGCCGGCTGACCCCGACGTGGGCGCGCCCGGCGGCACGGACGCAGACGCGAACAGCAAGGAGGCCGGCGATGCTGAATAG
- a CDS encoding pyrimidine-nucleoside phosphorylase — protein MRMYDIIEQKRNGGVLTDDQIDFFVNGYVAGSIPDYQASALLMAIFYEGMNAGETARLTMDMARSGDMVDLSAIRGVKVDKHSTGGVGDKTTLVIAPLVASLGVPVAKMSGRGLGHTGGTLDKLESIPGLSVDVDMERFFRIVNEVGCAVIGQTGNLVPADKKLYALRDVTATVDSLPLIASSIMSKKIASGADAILLDVKCGSGAFMKTSEDAVALAQCMVDLGEEVGRTTVALITDMGRPLGRAIGNSLEVMEACDVLKGTASEDLTETCVELAANMLFLAGVGSLEKCRKTARTQISNGQGFQKLHEMVAAQGGDARVLDDYALFAQPACSREVRSVDGGWVFAMDTGRCGIASVALGAGRATKEDAIDPAAGIVLAAKTGARIAPGDLMATLYANSEERLDEAERILRGVYDIRDEQPEPVPHFFARVSREGVGRFGA, from the coding sequence ATGAGAATGTACGACATCATCGAGCAGAAGCGCAACGGCGGCGTGCTCACGGACGACCAGATCGACTTCTTCGTCAACGGCTACGTGGCGGGAAGCATCCCCGACTATCAGGCGTCCGCCCTGCTCATGGCCATCTTCTACGAGGGCATGAACGCCGGCGAGACCGCGCGTCTCACCATGGACATGGCCCGTTCCGGCGACATGGTCGACCTCTCCGCCATCCGAGGCGTGAAGGTCGACAAGCACTCGACCGGCGGTGTGGGCGACAAGACTACGCTGGTCATAGCCCCGCTCGTGGCGTCTCTGGGCGTGCCCGTGGCTAAGATGAGCGGACGCGGCCTGGGACACACCGGGGGAACCCTAGACAAGCTCGAGTCCATCCCTGGGCTTTCCGTAGACGTGGACATGGAGCGGTTCTTCAGAATCGTGAACGAGGTCGGCTGTGCCGTCATCGGACAGACGGGCAACCTCGTCCCCGCGGACAAGAAGCTCTATGCCCTACGTGACGTCACCGCCACCGTCGACTCGCTTCCCCTCATCGCCTCGAGCATTATGAGCAAGAAGATCGCGTCCGGTGCCGATGCGATTCTGCTCGACGTCAAGTGCGGAAGCGGCGCCTTCATGAAGACCTCCGAGGACGCCGTAGCCCTTGCTCAGTGCATGGTCGACCTGGGAGAGGAAGTTGGCCGCACCACGGTCGCCCTTATCACCGACATGGGACGTCCCCTGGGCCGTGCCATCGGCAACTCCCTCGAGGTCATGGAGGCCTGCGATGTGCTCAAGGGCACGGCTTCCGAGGATCTCACCGAGACCTGCGTGGAGCTTGCGGCCAACATGCTCTTTCTCGCGGGCGTGGGCAGCCTGGAGAAGTGCCGCAAAACGGCGCGTACGCAGATCTCCAACGGTCAGGGATTCCAGAAGCTGCACGAGATGGTCGCGGCTCAGGGCGGGGACGCGCGGGTCCTCGATGATTACGCGCTCTTTGCACAGCCCGCGTGCTCTCGCGAGGTCCGCTCCGTTGACGGAGGCTGGGTCTTTGCTATGGACACGGGGCGCTGCGGCATCGCGTCGGTCGCGCTCGGGGCGGGTCGTGCCACCAAGGAGGATGCCATCGATCCGGCGGCCGGCATCGTGCTCGCGGCCAAGACCGGCGCGCGGATTGCTCCCGGAGACCTCATGGCCACGCTCTACGCCAACAGCGAGGAGCGTCTCGACGAGGCGGAGCGCATCCTTCGGGGCGTGTATGACATCCGCGATGAGCAGCCGGAACCCGTTCCGCACTTCTTCGCGCGTGTCTCGCGGGAGGGCGTGGGGCGTTTCGGCGCCTAG
- a CDS encoding cytidine deaminase — MEDEELVGLAVGARERAYVPYSRFAVGAALLASDGSVTQGCNIENASYTPSNCAERTAFFKAVSEGTRSFAAIAIVGGPEGEPPREWCAPCGVCRQVMREFCDQDTFRVILGRSGTRAGTFETRALALKELLPLGFGPEDLGRPAPGTSA, encoded by the coding sequence ATGGAGGACGAGGAGCTCGTCGGACTGGCCGTCGGGGCGCGCGAGCGGGCGTACGTCCCGTACTCCCGCTTTGCCGTGGGGGCGGCGCTGCTCGCGTCCGACGGCAGCGTGACCCAGGGGTGCAACATCGAGAACGCCTCCTACACGCCCAGCAACTGCGCCGAGCGCACGGCCTTCTTCAAGGCCGTCAGCGAGGGGACGCGCTCCTTTGCGGCCATCGCCATCGTGGGCGGGCCCGAGGGCGAGCCCCCGCGTGAGTGGTGCGCGCCCTGCGGCGTGTGCCGCCAGGTGATGCGCGAGTTCTGTGACCAGGATACGTTCCGTGTTATTCTCGGACGCTCCGGCACACGGGCAGGCACGTTCGAGACGCGCGCGCTCGCGCTGAAGGAGCTTTTGCCCCTGGGGTTCGGACCGGAGGATCTAGGACGGCCCGCGCCCGGGACATCGGCGTAG
- a CDS encoding ABC transporter ATP-binding protein, which produces MEVSPAYAVQMHGITKTFGTFKALDGVNLDVRRQSIHAILGENGAGKSTLMNVLYGLYQADEGEVFLNGEQVGIKDPTGAIAQGIGMVHQHFMLVENFTVTENIVLGDEVCGAPGILDPRRARERVAQIADEYGFDVDLDAKVEDISVGMQQRVEILKVLYRGAQTLVLDEPTAVLTPQEIDKLIKIMHGLVDKGKTIIIITHKLKEIMASADECTIIRRGVYMGTVDVATTSQEELASRMVGRRVSFNVEKGSTRPGDVVLSIRDLHVKDARGIGQVKGLSLDVHAGEIVGVAGIDGNGQAELTDAIDGLVKVESGTISVRGVEVQNTSIKNVLDHSVATIPSDRHRWGLVLPFTVAENVVLEIHDQDEFGSGIRLDYDRMRAYTRELIREFDIRPDDCEDHAAGGLSGGNQQKVIIAREVSREPDLLVAVQPTRGLDVGAIEFVHKALVRERDRGAAILLISLELDEVMSVSDRIDVIYDGAIVGSFDQGTVNERQIGLLMAGGESK; this is translated from the coding sequence GTGGAGGTCAGTCCGGCATACGCGGTGCAGATGCACGGCATCACCAAGACCTTCGGCACGTTCAAGGCGCTCGACGGCGTGAACCTGGACGTCAGGAGGCAGTCCATCCATGCCATCTTGGGAGAGAACGGGGCGGGCAAGAGCACGCTCATGAACGTGCTCTATGGCCTGTACCAGGCCGACGAGGGAGAGGTCTTTCTCAACGGCGAGCAGGTCGGCATCAAGGACCCCACGGGTGCCATCGCGCAGGGCATCGGCATGGTTCACCAGCACTTCATGCTCGTGGAAAACTTCACGGTCACCGAGAACATCGTGCTCGGCGACGAGGTCTGCGGCGCCCCCGGCATCCTGGACCCCCGGCGAGCGCGCGAGCGCGTCGCCCAGATCGCCGACGAGTACGGCTTCGACGTTGACCTGGACGCCAAGGTCGAGGACATCTCGGTGGGCATGCAGCAGCGCGTGGAGATCCTCAAGGTCCTCTATCGCGGGGCCCAGACGCTGGTCTTGGACGAGCCCACGGCCGTGCTCACCCCTCAGGAGATCGACAAGCTCATCAAGATCATGCACGGCCTGGTGGACAAGGGCAAGACGATCATCATCATCACCCACAAGCTCAAGGAGATCATGGCCTCCGCGGACGAGTGCACCATCATCCGCCGGGGCGTCTACATGGGCACCGTGGACGTTGCCACGACTAGCCAGGAGGAGCTCGCCTCTCGGATGGTGGGACGTCGCGTGAGCTTCAACGTGGAGAAGGGCTCTACGCGTCCCGGTGACGTGGTTCTGTCCATCCGCGACCTCCACGTGAAGGACGCGCGTGGCATCGGGCAGGTCAAGGGCCTCTCCCTTGACGTGCATGCCGGCGAGATCGTGGGCGTGGCGGGCATCGACGGAAACGGGCAGGCGGAGCTCACCGACGCCATAGACGGCCTTGTCAAGGTGGAGTCGGGGACCATCAGCGTACGGGGCGTCGAGGTGCAGAATACGAGCATCAAAAACGTGCTCGACCACTCCGTGGCCACCATCCCCTCCGACCGTCACCGCTGGGGCCTGGTCTTGCCGTTTACCGTGGCCGAGAACGTCGTGCTCGAGATTCACGACCAGGACGAGTTTGGCTCGGGCATCCGGCTCGACTACGACCGCATGCGCGCGTATACGCGCGAGCTCATCAGGGAGTTTGACATTCGCCCCGATGACTGCGAGGACCACGCCGCGGGAGGCCTCTCCGGGGGCAATCAGCAGAAGGTCATCATTGCGCGCGAGGTCTCACGCGAGCCCGATCTTCTTGTTGCGGTTCAGCCCACGCGCGGCCTCGACGTGGGCGCTATCGAGTTCGTGCACAAGGCGCTCGTGCGCGAGCGCGACCGAGGCGCCGCCATCCTGCTCATCTCGCTCGAGCTTGACGAGGTCATGAGCGTGTCCGACAGAATCGACGTCATCTACGACGGTGCCATCGTCGGCTCCTTCGACCAGGGAACGGTCAACGAGCGACAGATTGGCCTTCTCATGGCAGGGGGTGAGAGCAAATGA